A stretch of Deinococcus radiotolerans DNA encodes these proteins:
- a CDS encoding NIF family HAD-type phosphatase → MLPRTLLILDLDETLWHGTPNPTAHITLRPHLRDFLQGTHAAHDHAICTAASPDWMHAGLQTIHNETGLYLTHTAAFLWHRDRCSWHRDEHGEHQPHKHTRKLRAH, encoded by the coding sequence ATGCTGCCCCGGACCCTCCTGATCCTCGACCTGGACGAAACCCTCTGGCACGGCACCCCCAACCCCACCGCGCACATCACCCTCCGCCCCCACCTGCGCGACTTCCTCCAGGGCACCCACGCCGCGCACGACCACGCCATCTGCACCGCCGCCAGCCCCGACTGGATGCACGCCGGCCTCCAAACCATCCACAACGAAACCGGCCTCTACCTCACCCACACCGCCGCATTCCTCTGGCACCGCGACCGCTGCTCCTGGCACCGCGACGAACACGGCGAACACCAGCCCCACAAACACACCCGGAAACTCCGCGCCCACTGA